Below is a genomic region from Paenibacillus rhizovicinus.
ATGGCAAAAAGCAGCTGCAGCAGCAGGTTGAGGATCCCTATCGCAACCGACTGGACCGTAGATCCGCCGGTAACGACGTACCAGATCACCGCTACGATCACCAGCAGCCAGAGGAGAATTTTCCGCCACTTTTTCCATCGATATCTCCCCATATAGCCACACTTCCTTCACAATTGAACGTCTTACCCAAATTTATTAGTCTATGGATTAAAATATTCGCGTTTGAAAGAACAATCGGATGCCGCAAACCGCATAAAAAGAAAGGAACCGCAGCATCAGCCGCGGCTCCTTCCTCTTATTCTCACATGCGATGTCATACCTTTTGCCGGGCGGACCCGGTTCCGAATTCGCCGCTTCGCCCCCACAGCGCCGGCGCGCATATCATACCGACCAGACCGATGGCTGCCGTCGCCCAGCCGAACATCGCAAACACCGGCCGCGCGCCCAGCGCTGCGATCAACAGGCCGCCGGTCAGCGGCGCGCCAAGCATGACGAAGCTCGTCAGCGCCTGATCGACGCCGAACACGCGGCCGATCAGCGCCGCGGGCATTTCCCGCTGCAGCAGATAGGTTTTGGTCGCGATGCATGCCCCGTTCCCGATGCCGAGCAGCAGGCCCAGCGCCAGCACGGCCGCATTCGGCGCGCCGGGACTCAGCAGGCCGAGTCCCGCGAGCGCGGCGCCGAGCATGACGTAGCCGCCGCCCAATCCCCAGCGGGACGAGGCGCGCTTCCGCTTGTTCAGAAGCAGCATGACCGCGACCGAGCCTGCGCCGATCGCCGCGATGAGCCAGCCCAGCAAGGACGGCCTGCCCGGAGCCAGCTCGCGCAACAGCGTGGCGAACTGAAAATCGACCATCAGAATGGCGATCAGCCCGACACAACCGAAGAGCAGCGTATGCAGCACCGGCTTAACGCGGACGATCGTCCGCAGTCCCTCGCGCCATTCCGCCGCCACCGACCGGCGCTTCTCCGCCTCCCGGTCAGGCGAAGCCCCCGATTCGGCCGAACGGACC
It encodes:
- a CDS encoding MFS transporter, which gives rise to MTTNPASGRSTDSIWKNRVFTRMFAAYAGAAMGEWFDGIAIQVLIVYRWGVGPVTLSWIPVAMALPGLLLGTFAGVAADRLPRIRLMLLSDLFTAAVTAAILLAPNIYALIPLLALRAGAAAFVPPAQQAMMRHIVPEDQLFRATTLNGMLQQGAKIAGPLAGAFVLAVLSPSACIVAHAAARLLSAGLLWTVRSAESGASPDREAEKRRSVAAEWREGLRTIVRVKPVLHTLLFGCVGLIAILMVDFQFATLLRELAPGRPSLLGWLIAAIGAGSVAVMLLLNKRKRASSRWGLGGGYVMLGAALAGLGLLSPGAPNAAVLALGLLLGIGNGACIATKTYLLQREMPAALIGRVFGVDQALTSFVMLGAPLTGGLLIAALGARPVFAMFGWATAAIGLVGMICAPALWGRSGEFGTGSARQKV